The nucleotide sequence aaaacaaacgatgcattaagagctgggggtgaaaacttttgaacaggatgaagatgtgtacaattttcttattttccctgaatatcatattttttcatttagtactgtccttcaggAGATACttccatgtttcccagaagacaaaataagttcaattcaCCCTGATccttaaattcaaaaagttttcacccgcaggctcttaatgcattgtttttctttccggagcatcagtgaatgtttgaaccttctgtagtagttgaGTCCTttaattgtcctcagtgtgaatagatagatctcaaaatcattcatCAAAtcaagtcattgttggaaagggttcaaatacataaaaaaaaaaaaaacaagggactcatgaacaactatcactaaacacaaaaacacagctgtggatcattcaggtaacaacagtattaagaatcaagtgtatgtaaacttatgaacggggtaattttttttttttaaactcaactactttttttctaattgtggactgtatgtggactttcatgtgaaataacttattcaggtcactactaaataaaaaaataacaggcatacaatataacaatattttgtaacaattgtaaatgtctttactgtctcttttgatcagtttaatgtgtcccttaatatatatataatgtattaaagtGAGATGTATTAAGTGAGAGACGAGACAATCATTTTCTATGGGGGTCGACAGCATGACATATACACAGTCAACAGAGTTCAAGAATCTTCAGTTTCAGTTAGTGCTGAAATGTATAATCCGACTCAGTGAAACAGCtgatgttatgttatatttaggtcaagatacttttgaacctctAAACCTAGAAATATGGAAAATGTGACGCTGGACGTAGCCTATGAATCGGCAGTGAATGCTACAGCACAGTCGAGCAGGGTCCAGATGGCATTACCGCATTGCTGAACTCATGCCACCTTAGGTCTGCTTTGCACACTACTGCACTACTGTCTGAGACTGGTAGTGCAAGTTCAAGTAGTCCAAGCAGTTcagtacatacagtatatattttctttctcaaaatGCAGTCTTCTATTTAcaaagtaaatttaattttcagtgtTGCTACAGAAGACATTGGATCTTTTCTACTGCATGTCCTATTTCCACCAGGCTCTGTTACGCAGTTCTGGCGCTGGACATGCAGACTGGTGTTCACTACAGGAGAGCGAGCGGGTGCTGTGGGACCTCTGCACAAGCTGTCACATGACCTTAGAGAAGGCGGGGCCATGTGAAGAGGGGGTGGGGCCTGAACAAGGGTCAGTCTTATAATTTAGCTTGTCTGTCTGTCACGTAAAGCTCAGTAAAGGAGTATTTTATGAAGTGCTCTTCCATTTAACTGGATGAAACTGGCTTTTGTGGCAGGTGGTTGATGCTAATTTTAGTGTGTCTGCAGTTTGAGAAACAGGTGCTGTGCCGAGAGCCCCGACTGTGGCCCTTCCGCTTTTACCAAGTACTGTGCCAACACGAATGCGGATACAGCCAGCGTCACAGCGGGCGCAGGCATAGACAGCACTGTACACCAGAGGAAATGCTGTCGTGTTGGCATCTCACGCACGCTACCTCGGCCCAGTGGCATTTTAAGGTACTCCAGCGTGTGATACAGAAAttagaggagaaaaaaaaaaagattagattaAAATACACTTGGAAAAAATCTAATggctaaaaaaaatcagatcaaCCTCGCTCTAAATACAATTTCTGACTGCAGAAGATGATGCAGATCTTAAATATGCAATTcttatacacatttaaaagtagctaCTTTCATAATTGGATACAAATATATTATCATTCGTGAACACACTTGGAATAAatccaaattttattttatttaatgatttaattgtGGTTACTAGACCTGGAAATTAATAGTCTTAAAATCATAGACAGGTCTAGGTATAATCAGTTCGAAAATATTAAATTTGCATCTTTTGACAGTGAATTGTCGTCGtgcataaaatgatttttgttatctttttaaataaggtatttataaataattagtaatcaaataaataaaaattgtaaaaaattaaaaattactaatttaaaaaattatttatataggtttaaggcatttatttttgtcagcTGCTTtaatgtatgaaaaaaaaatttggagCAACTAACAAATctaaatgtatcaaaatgcaCTGAACTGTGCATTGAGCTTTTAAATACAGATTATTTGTGTTCGAAGCCTAAATATAGCATTATAGATTACTTAATTTTCAAACAACATGTCATTTTCATAATATCAGAGTATAAACATGTCTTAAAACATATAGCtgctttaagattttttttttaacaaaacagatgAATCAATCACAATAAACTCTtaacatatttgaaaaatattaaacagttgaagtcaaaagtttacatacaccttgcagaatctgcaaaatgttaaatattttaccaaaataagagggagcaTACAAAACTGAGGACacttgagggactcatatgcaactattacagaaggtttaaacactcactgatgctctagaaggaaaaacaaaacattaagagccagggtagggtgtaaacttttgaacagaataaggaaatgtttattttatcttattttgcctaaatatcatattttttcatttagcactgccctttagaagcccTTCAATTCACGTTCATAATCAGCAATCAgattaatataattacaatgtaattttttaaattttatttcatttggaTTACACCTTTTCCTTacctatatttaaaaataacgtCTCCCCTCAGAAATGGCCGTGAGCATATGTGTGATCTGCCCCCTGGTGGCTGGACCTCAGAGTACATGTGGAATGGCAATGCAAGGCAGAGCCACACGGGTCCCATCTGCGTACCCTTTCCTCGTCATCCTAGAGAAGCCGGCCTCTTTCTGAATCCTGTGCCACCTGTTGGTGTTGGGGGAAACCACACTAGTGCTGCCAAGAGCCAGAACTCCTCGGCTGGTCTggctgtgcgtgtgtgtgggtCCCCGGGTCTCAATGGACGCGTATACACATCTGACCTGTACCCTCCGCCGCATCGTCTCGATGACGGGGACACAGACTGCGACGTGGCCGACGCATCAGTTTTTGACTTCTCTTCCGTAACGACCTGTAGCCCAGATGAAACTCTGAATCGACTCAGGGGAGTGGACACACGtgatgatgaggatgatgatgaagagGACAGCGAGGTTCCAGTTCTCCTCAAACCGTCATACACTCACAACGCTTCAGCCGTGCAGGCGGGGGGAAGCGTATGCATGCCGTGGCAGATTCCCAGGCGGGCTCCTATTCCTGCCGAGGTTCGCATTGGGACACAAGGCAAAACGCGTGCACCAAAGCCACACAGAATCCCCGCCAGTGCCTTCCGGCCGATTTGGGACCCGACTTACTCACAGGTTTGAGACGTCACATGAAAATTAGCACAGGCCCACTGCATTGTGCAATTTTGAATCACTATTTTGTCCCTCCgaagtccacttataatgttggTCAAggttttgtgcacaaaaatgtgTCTGCAATCTCATACCGAGTAGGTGCTCCTTTAGTAATGGCTTTgtgactgttaaaaaaaaatatgctctATACTAGGGGTGGGCAATATgacaaaaatatcacaatatgagtaattttatttcattgtaacACTAACTTCACTGTAATTTCACTTCTCTTATTGTTTGTtgaacatgaatgacagacagcaggaatattagactgctgtcactttaagagctgcccagatccaatatactgttaaacgtgttttctttctcagctgtttgctttcatttaagacctaaattactgtatttatgagGATATGCAAAGAGGggattttgacacatacaagtgtgtATTTAATGGTTCAAGTCCTATAAAGTGGCAAAAATAACTCCCAATACTCCCACGCTTTGCGATTGCGGTCTTTACGCATGTAGCGAAATGAGTTTTTTTACTGTTGATTGTATTTCAATGACTtgaaatcacttgtttttaaaccacaatgctTCAAAATGCACGTAGCACAGCAATGGCATGAGACAATAGTCCAAAAAATCGGCTGACTAATTCCAACCAGTTATTTGTGTCTACCGGTATATTGCCCACCACTACTATGAAGTCAGACATACTACGTTTCACATGCTCTTTTTCACCTACTATATACCAGACAAGTATGTGATTTCAAATGCAGccactgaaatatcacatgaaCCATTACTAACACATACACTAACCTTCTCTCTTTCAGGCTGATGTGACTCCTGCAAAAGAGAACTCTGTGTCTTtcagctcaaccaatcagatcaTTAATCAGCAGCAAGAGACTGACCAACCACGGTAAGGGGTGTACGGCTGCGTTTGGAATAGCATGCTACTGGCATGACCTGCCGAAATGTGCAAAATACAACAGAACATTTACTCTCAGTTATTAACAGTTAGTATGGAAGCTCGTTTCCGCCactggaggggaaaaaaaaaaaagatacttgtaggtttttcctcacaattgtgactttttttcctcagatttgcatgatttaaactcacagttgcgtgGTATAGTCAGaatagtgggatataaactcgcaattccgagaaaaagttagaattgtgagataaaaaaatttTCTCTCGCAAATAAGTTTCTCTTACAATtctgtaaaaatgacttttttctcagatttgtgtgatataaacttaaaaaggcatgttatgaagtcagaatagtgggatataaactcacaattacaagaaatgaaaagatttatgagataaaaactcgcaattctgaccttttttttcctcagatttgcatgatatgaactcataattgcgagttacaaagtcagaatagcaggaTAAAAATtcagttgcaagaaataaagtcaaaattgtgagataaaacctcacaattctgacttgctCAGATTTGCATGATATTAACTGACAATTGctagttatgaagtcagaatagtgggatACAAACTCAAttccaagaaataaagtcagaattgtgaggtaaaaatgacaattctgacttttttctcagaattgcatgttacaAAGTTCAGTTCTTAGTTGGATAAAAGATTGATATATTCTCGGAAGTTGCAGGCTTATactttgcaattttgactttatttttcagaattccaaaatttatataatgcaatactgactttataactcacaactgcaagtgtatatctcacaattctgagaacataagtcagaattttgagatgtaaacttgcaattgcaagaagaagaagaaaaaaaaaaaaaaaaaagagtcagtatggtgagataaagtgtcacagttaccttttttaaaactttttaagtggtgaaaacaggcttacatagtttcatgtttatgtaatttttttttcttaatattgagaaaatctcatttaaagttgtccaaatgaagttcttagcaatgcatactgctaatcaaaaattaagttttgatatatttatggtaggaaatatgttcatggaacatgatctttacttaatatcctaatgatttttggcataaaagaaaaaaaggtaattttggcccatacattgttggctattgctacaaatatacccatgctacttacgacttAATGGAATATTGCAgtgtttattatgatttttctatgcacatagaaaaaaatcatttaaacgtaataacttaatttaaacttattgaCTTTAAATGAACTAACTAcaaagttattgtttttttataatgcacaAGATAAAATTCTGAAgcacatttcaaataattgttttagaTTACAACTCTCTCCCATCATCTTTTTAATTGtaactgcagtttcagtttagttaattttagctACATATTTAACAGCACTTACCTCTGAGCCTGCAAATACATCTGAGATGTCTGCAGAGCCAGTAGTATGCCATTCCAAACAACTTCTGAAATccaataaaaatgtcaataaaattaCGTGCAAAGTTATCTCTGTGCTGAACTTAAAACAGTGTAATGCCAGTTAAGTGCACTCCAAAGTTGTAATGTGTGCATGTTGTTGTAGATCTGCATACAGAGCGTCTGGAGTCCAGCGGGCTGAAGCAGTGTGGCACGACAGTGAAGACAGCGAAGGACCCTGCAGTACAGTCTGACACACTCGTATGGCAGCaaaacaattaatattattatcatacaCTGGGAACTTCTCTACTTCATATAGTGAAATCACTGTAATAATCTGAGATTACAAATGCCGACTTCTCCTCACTGTGAATTGCCAGCACCCTCACGACAGCTAAACTCAACAAAAGTCTTCCAGCATGATCTGTCCTGTCAGAGAGAAACAAACACGTTGATGTAACCGAATGCACATAAACAGAGGAATAAAAACGTTCAGTAGAAAATAAGACTGCGAGTTTATTAATGAGTCTCATGGAGAACATGGTACAAAAGCAGTTACAGGCCTTGAATGCTCACACTCatacacgcacacgcacacacacacacacacacacacgcacacacacatacaaacaaacagtgaGTTTTTGGGAATTACTAACACTTCAAACCAATCATCTCAGTGGGAGTGGCCAGGATGAGAATCTACACATACAGGATGTGACATCACTACAAAACACTGCAGTCCCTCTATGGCTGATCGCCTCGGAGACCATTTCCGTGGTCGATTGAGTAGGAATTGCTCTGGTGATGAAGCCCTTCCTGTACGGACCTGGTTCGGTTGATGGAGCGGACCTGAATGAGAGCAGGAGGCGTGATTTACAATAGAACATTCTGACCGCGGCGCCGTGTCCCAAAGTTCATGAGTTTGGGAAACAGCCCCGACGGTTGTCCTGACCAGCCCAGAGGACGGGGGTTAGCAGGACAGGGTCATAAGGTCACAGGATTGTGAGTTTGAGTCCTCTGCTTCTGTAACAGTACTGCCCTAAAGTGCAAAAAAGGCTCACCGCACACTATTAAGACACACAAACTTGACACTGGTCCACACCAAACACTCTACAACAGTGTGTGAATCCGGTGGGTCTCAGACTGAGATTGTCAGTAGATACATCAGCAACTGGGCCGCCACGGCGCCGAGGTGAGTAGTGAGGGCAGATATGTCACTCTGTACAGAATACTTGAAGCGCACGCGCACGAACGGACGACGAACGGAGGTGGAGTCTAGACGTTTGTTCTAAGCATGGTCAAGGCGAATGCTTTCAGACACTTAAATTTGTTCAGTACTGATATCGAAGGCACGTTAAGAGTCTGGTGCGGAAATCACGGGGCGTAAGTACAGGGGGCGGGGCTTGTGATGAATCGACGAATAGATGAGTACGCCTTTATGGGGAGGGGTTAAGACATCATATTGGCTTTAAATAGTGTAAGGAAAAAGCTCTGTCAAGAGTTCACCTGAAGGGTACAATCTCTGGTCAAGGTCACGGCTGTGAGTTAAAGGCAACCGAAGAGAGGCGTGCTGAGGGTGTTCGGGTTGAACCCTGGTTGACCTTTGACCTGCAACCAAATAAACATCCACAGCAGAGTCTGACGGTGGTGAAAGGCCTCGAAGCAGCATTTCCATCAGTGAATGTGCTGAGCACATGACCTTGCGTGAAAAATGAGTGATAATCACATTCCTCAAGAGTGTCTTCAGGTTTGTATTAGCATCAGATTGTCTGGTTCCAGGTTAATGttgttaaaacacacacactcgcgcCTGTATTTTAGTGCGTGATGCTTTTATTCGTTGCTGTCCCTGTTGTCGACTAGCGAGAGAGTGTGTATGGATGgctgtgagagagtgtgtgtggattgAGAGAGTTCTCTCTTGTAAGTCTTGGGCGGCAGTTTTGGCAGCGCAGGGGTGGAGTTGTGCCGAGGCGGGATGGGAGGAGCCGGAGTGGGTGGGGGCAAGTGGACCAGTATGGGTTGGCTGCCGCTGGGCGTGCAGGGGCGCCGAGGCACACGTGGAGAAGGCGTGCCAGGGGGCGGGGCACGGGGTGAGGGCGTGCCGGGAGGGGTGTTGGGAGTGC is from Labeo rohita strain BAU-BD-2019 chromosome 13, IGBB_LRoh.1.0, whole genome shotgun sequence and encodes:
- the LOC127174998 gene encoding uncharacterized protein LOC127174998, producing MKSHEGELEREISKVQGMVCELRAGFSRALLELNQIQQGDTELQSQLEDTRHGCNKRALHLESLVLSLKEELEEVRCQFRQLCETQERKPPENPGRENNGVDDSSAEQSNGAAEAPPLSPVGGDFLIHCYLQGLKVWQWARQNTGADTVSCHVTHSCLRRSRRRGVVEMLLQSERDYVSSLNQLYEKYKSADQNVTFVKHIDQMLQRHLLFRNTLEERLTTDERSCAAGDAFLNLTGQNNTTFSDAYLGYVASLGTVLKAEISKTSPHSNPENTQEEKESFRLLSLLFAPVSRIHTYLNIIQALLRSSGAGHADWCSLQESERVLWDLCTSCHMTLEKAGPCEEGVGPEQGLRNRCCAESPDCGPSAFTKYCANTNADTASVTAGAGIDSTVHQRKCCRVGISRTLPRPSGILRNGREHMCDLPPGGWTSEYMWNGNARQSHTGPICVPFPRHPREAGLFLNPVPPVGVGGNHTSAAKSQNSSAGLAVRVCGSPGLNGRVYTSDLYPPPHRLDDGDTDCDVADASVFDFSSVTTCSPDETLNRLRGVDTRDDEDDDEEDSEVPVLLKPSYTHNASAVQAGGSVCMPWQIPRRAPIPAEVRIGTQGKTRAPKPHRIPASAFRPIWDPTYSQADVTPAKENSVSFSSTNQIINQQQETDQPRSAYRASGVQRAEAVWHDSEDSEGPCSTV